In a genomic window of Oncorhynchus kisutch isolate 150728-3 linkage group LG9, Okis_V2, whole genome shotgun sequence:
- the LOC109897109 gene encoding uncharacterized protein C11orf95, with product MEEKETGESEPVVLPCAEQADSLSLIISGEEEATQEQSDLGHCSGEKDGLTNGQVGDDDEEEMVTPLWSPGTSYWSVTEGPDSPFLLSPIPGPSGRKEKVQCASRPGLSRIPGRDHRRYYHEYWRSEFLMDFDPRRHGMICMVCGSSLATLKLSTIKRHIRQKHPDSLLWSAADKEVIRSGWESHLSLEGGQRLYCPAGGVATISQGQEEELLDCARHSTGKPGGMVSPKLQPRSPTPSPPPSVPLQQEELPGPSAKTLERYLNDSLHAWFRQEFLMEYQAEEGRLVCMVCGRPLPSLHLDHIKSHVLDIHPQSLVYSSEEKHCILQTWAQTHESDPLNDFIKSEPNTKDERDAGVDFSEDLKTIQIGSDTYAEDNDEALSEIQDVGVGVGGAPEMTSPIPPLPLHQPRKRRLRGGFPWRLRLDYMVAYGPQGRGTFCMVCSQALPMAKVSSFRRHIQECHPETTSLAREERDAMAEAWTKEAPMEDNPAVQMKEEVDPSDIVILPVAREMADNNNNRTTKMATTKALKKEEGVTTMPATPGRHGHYPGKDQRRNYQVRWRMEFLMDYDCRRHGLICMVCGATLATLKVSTIKRHIQQVHPHSLVYGPDERQQALLSYNQTALHFVHSDDCFSSQDHGHTALGQTTAGLFVR from the exons ATGGAAGAGAAAGAGACCGGGGAGAGCGAGCCTGTGGTCCTTCCGTGTGCTGAGCAGGCAGATTCTCTCTCATTAATAATAAGCGGAGAGGAGGAAGCGACGCAAGAGCAAAGTGACTTGGGACACTGTTCAGGAG AGAAGGACGGTCTGACCAATGGCCAGGTGGGCGATGATGACGAGGAAGAGATGGTGACCCCCCTTTGGTCCCCGGGCACCAGCTACTGGAGTGTCACCGAGGGTCCGGACTCCCCCTTCCTCCTTTCTCCCATCCCGGGCCCCTCTGGACGCAAAGAGAAGGTCCAATGCGCCTCCCGACCCGGCCTCAGCCGCATCCCGGGCAGGGATCATCGGCGCTATTACCACGAGTACTGGCGCAGCGAGTTCCTGATGGACTTTGACCCCCGTCGCCACGGCATGATCTGCATGGTGTGTGGGAGCTCGCTGGCCACCCTCAAACTCAGTACCATCAAGAGGCATATTAGACAGAAGCACCCGGACTCTCTGCTGTGGAGCGCGGCCGACAAGGAGGTGATCCGCTCGGGCTGGGAAAGCCACCTGAGTCTGGAGGGGGGCCAGAGGCTGTACTGTCCGGCCGGAGGGGTGGCCACCATCTCccagggacaggaggaggagctGCTGGACTGTGCTCGCCATTCCACTG GAAAACCTGGTGGTATGGTGTCCCCCAAACTCCAGCCCCGGTCTCCGACCCCATCACCCCCTCCCTCAGTCCCCCTCCAGCAGGAAGAGCTCCCCGGGCCCTCTGCCAAGACCCTGGAGCGCTACCTGAACGACTCGCTCCACGCCTGGTTCCGACAGGAGTTCCTCATGGAGTACCAGGCGGAGGAGGGCAGGCTGGTGTGCATGGTGTGCGGCCGCCCGCTGCCCTCGCTCCACCTGGACCACATCAAGAGCCACGTGCTTGACATCCACCCCCAGTCGCTGGTCTACAGCTCGGAGGAGAAGCACTGCATCCTGCAGACCTGGGCCCAGACACATG AATCCGACCCTCTAAACGACTTCATCAAATCTGAGCCCAACACCAAAGACGAGAGAGATGCTGGGGTGGACTTCTCTGAAGACCTGAAGACAATTCAGATCGGCTCAGACACGTATGCAGAGGACAACGATGAGGCGTTATCCGAGATACAGGACGTGGGTGTTGGCGTTGGTGGAGCTCCAGAGATGACCTCTCCcataccccctctccctctccaccaacCCAGGAAGAGGCGTCTCCGTGGGGGCTTCCCCTGGCGGCTGCGCCTGGACTACATGGTGGCCTACGGACCCCAGGGTCGTGGCACCTTCTGCATGGTGTGCTCCCAGGCCCTGCCCATGGCCAAGGTGAGCAGCTTCCGCCGCCACATCCAGGAATGCCACCCTGAGACCACCAGCCTGGCCCGGGAGGAGAGGGATGCCATGGCCGAGGCCTGGACCAAAGAGGCTCCCATGGAAGACAATCCTGCCGTGCAGATGAAAGAAG AAGTAGACCCCAGTGACATTGTCATTCTCCCTGTGGCGAGAGAGATggccgacaacaacaacaaccggaCCACCAAGATGGCCACCACCAAGGCCTTAAAGAAGGAGGAGGGGGTCACCACCATGCCTGCCACTCCGGGGCGCCACGGCCACTACCCGGGCAAGGACCAGCGGCGGAACTACCAGGTGCGCTGGAGGATGGAGTTTCTGATGGACTATGACTGCCGGAGACACGGGTTGATCTGTATGGTGTGTGGGGCAACGTTAGCCACTCTCAAAGTCAGCACCATCAAGAGACACATTCAACAGGTTCACCCTCATTCTCTGGTGTATGGCCCAGACGAGAGACAGCAGGCCCTGCTCAGCTACAACCAGACTGCCCTGCACTTCGTCCACTCGGATGACTGTTTCTCCTCACAAGACCACGGACACACGGCACTCGGACAGACGACTGCCGGCCTCTTTGTCCGCTAG